One stretch of Longimicrobiaceae bacterium DNA includes these proteins:
- a CDS encoding class I SAM-dependent methyltransferase yields MIQAFLARQLARPTGLFGRWIMAPLLNRGNRAMNRLTLEQLALTPDDRVLEIGFGGGDLLHQILALPGSFAAGLDLSAEMVARAQRRFRSAVRARRLHLQQGTIEALPFPAATFTHVCSVNTLCFWPDVARALAECRRVLQSDGALMLCFTARADLERWPGHRHGFRLYDIAELEEHLRAAGFRNIEVTQGANPQQGRFYCVRSQPLLA; encoded by the coding sequence CTCGCACGGCAACTCGCCCGGCCCACTGGCCTCTTCGGCCGCTGGATCATGGCCCCACTGCTGAACCGCGGGAACCGTGCGATGAATCGGCTCACCCTGGAGCAGCTTGCCCTCACCCCGGACGACCGCGTGCTTGAGATCGGCTTCGGCGGCGGCGACCTGCTCCACCAGATTCTCGCGCTGCCCGGCTCCTTCGCAGCCGGTTTGGACCTTTCCGCCGAGATGGTCGCCAGGGCACAGCGACGCTTCCGCTCTGCCGTGCGCGCGCGCCGCTTACACCTGCAGCAGGGTACCATCGAGGCGCTCCCCTTTCCGGCCGCTACGTTCACCCACGTGTGCAGTGTGAACACGCTCTGCTTCTGGCCGGATGTCGCGCGAGCGCTGGCCGAATGTAGACGAGTACTCCAGTCTGATGGAGCCCTGATGCTGTGCTTCACTGCCCGCGCGGACCTGGAGCGGTGGCCTGGCCACCGCCACGGCTTCCGCCTCTACGATATCGCTGAGCTGGAGGAGCATCTCCGGGCAGCGGGCTTTCGGAACATCGAGGTCACGCAGGGCGCAAATCCGCAGCAGGGCCGGTTCTACTGCGTGCGTTCCCAGCCACTGCTGGCCTAG